Proteins encoded in a region of the Mucilaginibacter sabulilitoris genome:
- a CDS encoding ABC transporter permease, whose product MKSQSSDPRPFRVMVHKGIADHIRSWRFAILIALIVLTFIASMYVSLANIKSATGNTKDPDHLFLYLKLLTTTDNSIPPFHVFLSFLAPLLGISLGFDAVNSEQNSGTLTRLMAQPIYRDNLLLAKFVSALVIVSGLFTALALLMIGGGLVLTGVRMEPQELLRILAFIVITIAYVAFWLSLSIMLSIVFKQAATSALTAIGIWLFFTIFYQIVITLIVKSFLPDPAYLSQTEIISYNDLILNLQRIAANQLYSDAVTTLLMPSVRSLGPVTMEQMAGAIPAPLPFKESVMIVWPQVSGLMASTVGCFALAYYFFMRREIRS is encoded by the coding sequence ATGAAAAGTCAATCTTCTGACCCGAGGCCATTTCGTGTCATGGTTCACAAGGGAATAGCGGATCATATACGCAGTTGGCGCTTCGCCATATTGATTGCACTCATCGTGCTTACTTTTATTGCTTCGATGTACGTATCATTGGCCAACATCAAATCAGCGACAGGCAATACAAAAGATCCTGATCATTTATTTTTATACCTGAAGCTGTTAACAACCACCGATAATTCTATCCCGCCATTTCATGTATTCCTGAGTTTTCTGGCACCTTTGCTGGGCATCAGTTTAGGGTTTGATGCGGTCAATTCAGAGCAGAACAGCGGCACCTTGACCCGTCTGATGGCGCAACCCATCTACCGGGATAATTTGCTGCTGGCCAAATTTGTAAGCGCACTGGTGATCGTCAGCGGCTTATTTACCGCATTGGCTTTGCTGATGATCGGCGGCGGATTAGTACTGACTGGTGTACGCATGGAGCCGCAGGAACTGCTTCGCATACTAGCGTTTATTGTGATCACGATTGCTTACGTGGCTTTTTGGTTAAGCCTATCTATTATGCTTTCTATTGTGTTTAAGCAAGCGGCAACTTCCGCACTTACGGCCATCGGGATCTGGTTGTTCTTTACGATATTTTACCAGATTGTCATTACCCTTATTGTCAAGTCCTTCTTACCTGATCCGGCTTATCTTAGCCAGACCGAAATCATTAGTTATAACGATCTGATTTTGAATCTGCAACGCATCGCCGCGAATCAGCTTTACTCAGATGCCGTTACCACCTTGCTAATGCCGTCGGTTCGCAGTCTTGGTCCTGTAACCATGGAGCAAATGGCGGGCGCCATACCGGCTCCGCTGCCGTTTAAGGAAAGTGTCATGATCGTATGGCCGCAAGTAAGCGGTTTAATGGCATCAACAGTAGGATGTTTTGCGCTGGCTTATTACTTTTTCATGCGGCGTGAGATACGTAGTTAA